AAAATGTCCTGGTGTAGCACTGGTGCTGCATGGTTGTTGGACACATTCTGAGGCTTCTGGCCTCAGTCAGGTGAGCTGGCTTTTCCAATTAGTTAGGTCATCTGTCCTGCTGTGTGAATAAGATTCATGGTGGCAACATGGTGGAAGATGATCAGCATTTGAGTGAGTCAGCAGGGTCTTGTGCAAAAGAAGGAGATTGAGCTCATCAGCTTGAGTTGACATTAACTCCATGAGTTGGGCTGTGTGGAACTCCTTATCTGGAGTGgtgaatttggaaaaaatggCAGACTTCGAGCTTTAACCCCTCCCATTCCCTTTGTTCCCAAGAACTGcgaacatttttctctttgttgtcTCAGGACAAGTGTTTTTCCACAAATGCCTTTCCTCCATTCCCGTAACACTGCTGCCCAAGTTTGGGAAATTCTGCAACATCCTTATTGGTAACCTGCTCTTACCGTGATCTATATACTGTTGAGTTTAGGGCCCTTACAGCCCCAGTTTCTCAATCTCGGGTCCTTTGTACCAAGAACAGGCCTTTGAAGTTAGATATGAAGTACTTGTTTACAGTCTGTTGCATCACTTGTCATCTGTGAGGAGAGTCAGTAGGCTGGTTAGGGCACGGACAAGTCTGTGCTACGCAGTCACCATTGCTGTGGCCACGAACAGGCTTGTTTCTAGCAAATTCCCTAATGCTGATTCCAGCAGAAATGCCCATTGCCTGTGTGCAGCACATTCTCATTTCACCCCCTCCCGTGTACCCATGGGAGGGTACTAAAAATTGTCTGGTTTGTTGCTGCCTCTCTGGTCCCAGCTCTGGAACAACATTCCTCCCATTTGCTGGAGAGGTGGATGGCAGGAATACCAACGGGAAGtactttttctgtgttctttaagTGTTACCTCTCCCTTACCAGGTACGGCTGCTAACAATTCCTAGTCTTTCCTCAGTaggttgtgtgtgttttgagcTTTGTACATTCACATATGGACATCAATATGACTATATCATGTGACTGTAACTGCAGAATGAATACTTCTGACTATGTGTCCTGTATGTTAGGACATAGTTAAGATCATAtcacgcgttcctgtgtgatatgatctaggtaatcctgctccagcagggggattggactagatgatctttcgaggtctcttccaatccctaacattctgtgattctggtgCAAACTCTGTCCTCCGTGGCACAGCaaaggagggagctgggagcccTGCACACGCAGGAGCGTGCAGCAGTATTGGCCAACATGTTCAGCTCTACTACTTCctatttttgtttcctcaaGGAGGGCATAAGTTACGCTTTGTGTGGTTGCCAAAGGAGGAAGAGCTCATGTTTCAGAGCTGGGAGGGTGAAGGGGATTGGTTTGATGAGTGGAAACACGAGACAGGAGACACAAAAGGAACTTATCTTATGTTTTCACACCAGCAGTGTGTGAAATGTAAGTATCTTGAAATTAGAACAGCTATTCTGCACACACAACTACTGTAGTGAGAGGGATCGTATTTTGTCTTTAGGAAATTTGCACTAGAGtttcaataaaaatgcaaatggtACTGCGTGTTCAGTTGTTATTATGATTGCCTGGATGCAACTATAGGTTTGataggaaagaagcagaaataactTACTTGCAGTACTTACCTGAACCTAGGATttagttttttccccttctggtTCTGGTGTTTACCTCGGCACCTTTCTGGTCAGGCAGAGGGAAGTAAAGTCACTGAAAATGAATTGCAATCTGCTCCTGTTTCCCACTTAGAAGGATACTGAGACAATACAATTTCAAGTTGAACAGGACCTGCACTAAGGAAATTACTGCATGCTTTCTTCTGATCTTGAATGGTGTTGAGAAATACTGGGTGTGACTTTGATCCATTTCCTAAGTGCACAGACTAGTCATCTGCACATGGGTGGAGAGGCAAGAGTTCTAGTTTCAGCCCAAACCAACTGTCTTAAGATGTGGGTGGCCGGAGgctgttgtttgcttttcttattgaTGTGGAGACTATATACAGTTTaagttttaaagtgttttttacATTTAGTATTAATATTATGAGTGCTTTACATTGCTTTCCCCCCGTTTTCCCCATTTCTATCCTTCTCCAGTTCAGTAATGGTAGGCTCCATATGTTACAAGTCATATGATTCCATGACAcgtgtatatgtatatatatgagACGCCTGGTGACTCTGCTCAGACTGCGCTGAACTTCCCTCTTCAGAGCCACCCATCATTTCAGAGAAGTTACCTGCCACTATGATGCCTGGGGGCTTATCTGAGACCAAGCCTGCTACTCCAGAAGTCCAGCGCATTGTCGATGAGGTGAGTTGCGACCTGTCTAAAGATGAAGTCTCTGTGTGCAAAGGGCTGAGTCTTGAAGCTTGTGCAAAGGCTGGGAGACCAGGTGGTAATACTGAACCATTGTTTAAATAGAAGGAGCTAGTGCTGAAAATGGGAATCCCCTTGATTGCCAGTAAGTACTTTCTCAGCATTCTGCATAGGCAGTGTACTGCTAAGACCGAGACAAACCACTTCTCTGTCTCATCCTTTTCTGTAGCCAGGCAAAGTACTGGCTGCCTGCAGTTAATGTTTGCCTGTAGTTCGGAGACCAACTTTACTATGCCAGCACTGAGGTTGCTTGTTTGAAATTAAAGGTTGTGTATTTGAAGGGAGAAGATTGTACCTGGTAGAATTAATTCCTCACTGAAGGACATGGATAGGACAAAACATGGGGTAGtatgcactaaaaaaaaatacatacaggGCAAGGCTATGGATAAATGACATGTTCTTTGCTGGCATCTAGTGTTTTCTAGAGTCACAGCTCTGATGCAGGGGCTGCTGGTGAGCCAGTGGGGCCAGGTGAGCTTGTTGCAAGGCAGGCAGGGTGAGTCCAGTTGCCATGGTGGTTGGTTACAGGCAGCAGTCCTGTCCTGGAAGCAGCTGTGTGAACACCACCTCTGCAGATCCTCTAACACCCTGCAGTGCAGCAGCTCTTCAAAGGGTATACAGTGCATCCTGAGGAGCGGGAGGAGGACAATATGGTATGGGAAAGTTCCTTTTGTGTCTCCTGTCTCGTGTTTCCACTCATCAAACCAATCCCCTTCACCCTCCCAGCTCTGAAACATGAGCTCTTCCTCCTTTGGCAACCACACAAAGCGTAACTTATGCCCTCCttgaggaaacaaaaatagGAAGTAGTAGAGCTGAACGTGTTGGCCAATACTGCTGCACGCTCCTGCGTGTGCAgggctcccagctccctcctttGCTGTGCCACGGAGGACAGAGTTTGCACgagtatcacagaatgttagggattggaagggacctcaaaagatcatctagtccaatccccctgctggagcaggattacctagatcatatcacacaggaacgcgtccaggtgggttctgaatgtctccagagaaggagactccacaacctctctgggcagcctgttccagtgtttggtcaccctcactgtaaagaagtttttcctcatatttatgtagaacctcctgtgttccagcttgcacccattgccccttgtcctgtcaatggatgtcactgagaagagcctggctccatcctcatgacacttgccctttacatatttataaacattaatgaggtcacccctcagtctcctcttctctaagctaaagagacccagctccctcagcctctcctcataagggagatgttccacccccttaatcatcttcgtggctctgtgctggactctctctagcagttccctgtccctcttgaaccgaggggcccagaactggacacaatattccagatgcggcctcaccagggcagagtagacggggaggagaacctctcttgacctatCAATCCACATCTCCTGCGAGCTTGCAGGCTAAGTGCAGGCAATGATGAAACCAGATGAATGTGAGCTGGGCTGTGCACGCGGAGGGGCAGAGCCACCAGGAGAGATCTATGAATAGGCTGATGCCAGAGCCTAGTATTCTCTGACCAGGTTCTTTTAGATACTCCACACGTGGAGGGTGTAATGTTTAATATCAGACTTATTTGAAGACATTTCATGTTACATGAGGTTTCTCATTTAGCAGAGTGATACAAATATACTGGTAACACAATACAGATGTTAGTTACTCTtagcaaaataaagcaattgCAATACACAGTTCAATCACAATACCAATGTCATCTGCATTACTGGTCTCTATAATTTGCTCACTGTCATGATGCTGGGCATCCTCAGTTGCAAGGAGGGAGTATGTGGGTCGTAGCCAGCTCAAGCCCGCTGTTTTCTTTGGaattcttttgtttgttgtttggtttttgcaCTCTGTGTTGGGCAGAGCCATGTATTCACTCCCCCCATGCTCGTCTGGCTGACTCAGGGAGGCGTTCACGTTCTGCTAATGAACTCAGGGAGTTCCACCACCAGTTGATCCACTCAACTGACATAGCTGTTTATCTCAAACAAATACCCTCTGTGTTTGTTAGGATAAAGCCAGCTTCTTTGCAAAAGCTGTGGTCGGTCACACCTTGCATTATTTCCTGAGTTTCATAGGCACATCGCCCTTGCCCAGctcctctgagccttcttcTGTTGCAGGGCTTTATTGGTCAGTCACAGCTGGGGTTGCCAGAGTTGGGCATGCGTACATGGGGGAGGGCTGGAGTACGTGACAACAGCTTAGTCAGAGGGGGGAAGATAATTTACTGcagaacaggaagagaaaaggattaTCTAAAATTGTTTGGGGGACACCAATTGAATGACCTGCAGCTGCTACGTAGTGAAAGGACTGATGATGTTTATGCAGGTCTGGGGTTGATTTCTGGCTCACAGTCTAAAGGTCGTACTTCCAGTTTGGGAGATGGAAGTATGTATAGTCCTGGACCATTTAGCTATGACAGTTGTTTGTATGTTACACGGTTGTAGATGTTTAAGATCATATTTGGTTTAAATTACAGCTTTAGCTGCAGTGCTTCCGCCAGCTCTAGAATAACCTTCAGGAACTACCTGATCGGGTGGTTGTCTTGATACTCTCAAATAATAACCCTCTGTATTGCAAGTCcttaaagaaaagcattaaagaGATCGAGTGCAGCTCTGAAGCTGTGAAACACAACAGGGCTCTGCAGCCTCTCAGGCTGACTGGCGTGGGTGCAGGTGTTCCAGGTGAGGGAGGGCTGTCTTGCACCGCTGTGTAACAGTGTGGTTGACATGGGTACCCTGCTAGGGAGCGTGCCTTGGTACCTAGCTCCTTTGACAAAGAATTAAaagggcagcaggcagctgttTCCCTGTATGGAGCAGGAGACAAGTTTAGTTGGACACCTTTCAGGGTGGGGAGAAATCAACTAGGAAGCCTAATTCTAAGAGGATTTTAAAGAATGCTGGAGGCAGTGCTAGGAAAGAGGGCTGGAGGTCTTGGTGtaaatggaattattttggGGGTCCTGGGTTTATTTCATTAAGGATGTATGTTTGAAAGGATGAAAATTTAAGTagtaaatgtgaaataaaagccTAAATATGAACCTGCcaaccatttttctttctttttacaggTGAAGCCACAATTTGAAAGCAGGGAAAACAGGACATATGACATCTTTAAAGCAATAGTATTCAGGACTCAGGTGGTTGCTGGGATAAACTACTTTATTAAGGTTTGTATATATTATAGGAGGGTGTGCTTTGTAGTTAAACAATATAGGCGACTTGCATCGTGGCTTATaacaagaaagagaagcaaacgTAGTAGAAGACCATCTGATGTGACTAACGAGTTAGTGACTATCTCCAGATGCTTATAAAATTCCTGTTTGGCACTACAGTAGAACAGGAATATAAAAACTTGTAAAACACGTACTGTGCTGCTTCAGATGTGAATGATAACTTCCTTAGAATCATCTCACTCAAAGACTCTAGATTGCCTTATCAGCTCAAATCAATTAAGCTAGTCATAACTCTGCTCACCTGTTTCCTTTCAAGACAAAGTAGCTTTCCTATTGCCTCTGTGTCCTCCAGTTGAGTTTATGATGATTAATTGGAGGTCAGCCTGAGGATCTGATGGAGAGTTAGagtgcattttttaatttcatgcaaGTGTCTCATACTCTAGTTTTGCATGCAAGGTTGATGTTTTGGTTCTGTGTCATGTGCTGCAGACGTACAGCCTGCCTGTTAGTGCTTTCTATATTTTCAAAACCCCCTTTCTTTTGCGGAGGAAAAATGGGTCATGGATAATTTGAAGCCCTCTGATAGTGCCATTCATCCTCTACTAGAAATCCTTACCCATGGATTTGAGCAGCTTTCTGTGAAGTAATGTTTAAGAAATTGCTGGGCATATTTTGCAACTGAAGGGCAGAAAGCATTGCTTAGTGACAGGCTGGCTTTCTGGAAGCAGACCAAACGTTGCATGTGACTGCTGTATCTTAACCCCACATGTGTGCAGAGACATGCGCTCCCTTGACAAGGGTCAGaatctttttattaaagaaattggCAGGTAGGGTTTGGGGAATAGTAATTCTATAGAGAGACATTATGAGCATTTGTTCCACCCTTCTCACATGTAGTTGATCCCAGGAAGGACAGACACTGCCAAACCTTCTTCTTTCTCAGGTCCTTCCTTGAAGTAACTCAAGTTATTTCTGCTCTGCGGGCACCAGGGGATTGTACTGACAGACTATCTGTTATATGGCTAGTCTGAGTCTTACTTACATGAATGATGTTTATCCTTCCCTTGCTTCTGCGAGATTTTTTAAGAGTACTAGAAAGATTTAGGAGAAAAATGTGGTTGGCTGCAAAATGTAGCCCTTGGTCCCTCTGTACCTCAGCTTCCCcctccatgggaaaaaaaaatctatagtgCTTGTCTCCCATGCCCGCATGTTGGTTGGATGACATTTGGAGTTTGTGGTGCTTAGGCGTAACGATGGAGAGGGAGGTGGTGTACCTCGGGGCTATGCATGGGGGGAAAAGGGGTTAGGAGACAGTCTGCTGGCTGAAGACTGTGAGATGTGCTTTCACTTTGTGGACAAAGCACTATGTAATGAAGCGTAACAATTTACAGGAAGGCTGCAGTAAAGCCAGAAGTCACACCCAGTTGCATTTCTTCCCTTAGTGTCATCTTATTGCTGACCTAGGCAATGTAAAATACTTGTCTGCTCTCCATGCCAAGCCTTGTGACCAAACTACTCAGAAATGAAGACTGACATGTTACTGAACTTGGAAGAAACCAATTTACAACACTGAAAAAGGATTATTTGTCTCCTTTCCCAATGTTGCAAGTGACAGAAAACAGTTACTCATTTTAGCATTAACCGAAATGAGCGCTGCCACAAGATTCATTCTTTAATACTTCTGAATTTTTCCACATCACTAATATTTTACCAACAGACTTACAGCTGAGATGTAATCTGGACCAAGACAAACAGTGCCACGTTGCAGCCACCAGAAAGCGTGTAAAGACCTCTTAGAGCCTAAGGCAGTAAACTTTCCCATAATACTATATACCTCACGCAGAGTTTAGCACCTGTTGTGCTTGGCTCTGTGTGTATGAAATTACGCACAACTTCGTAGCAAGTCTTTATGTGAGGACTTTCTGGTGGGGAAAgtcagcttattttaaaaattattcagccACTCACACTCGCTCCCACAAGCACCAAGACGTGTCAAATTGTCTGTTCAGGCGCTGATGCGTTTGCAGTAATTCTGCAGACAAGGGATCCTGGCTTTCAGCTTGTCATTGCTTCTTAGGAccatgtgctggttttggatAGATTTTGCTGTACCTTCTAGGAGCTGAAACTGTCTCTGCATCTTGCTTTACCCGGAGTTATTAAGATTTACTCCGTGTCTTGTCTCCTACACTGAGTGTCCCAAGAAGCTGTGAGCTGATGTGCTGGGATCTTGATGACCGAAATAGAACGCCATCAAAACCTTTCTCCTGTTGTGCCTTGTGGTGCTTCTACACCCACGAAGTCCTGCTCATTTTCCATTCACGAGTTGGAAGGTTTTTATTAGTTTTCTACAGGTGTAGACAGTTTCTGCCACCAGTTACTATCCAGACTTGGGTTAAGAGCTGTTGAAGTAAAAAGGGAGATATACCTAAAATTAAGCTCCTGAGCAAAGATATTCTTCCAAGTACGTAAGAGCATCCTTTTGTTTGAACCTGCTTCACCCACGATCCTCACTTTCCCGCTGTTTTGGTTTCTAGGTCCAAGATTGTGAAGACAGCTATGTCCACTTGAGGGTGTTTCAGAGCCTTCCTCATGAGAACGAAGGTCCAAGCCTTGTCAGTTTTCAGACTGGCAAAACCAGAGATGATCCTCTGACTTACTTCTGAGAAACAACAGGGAACAGTGCCTCACTTCTGCAAGTTGCATGTGGATGCTGCCTATCtcagcaaatgcaggaaaaaataaaataagttttgaaaGCTATTTGTTCATCATCTGCTGCATGTCCTGTCTAGGTCTGCTGCCTGGCTAAAGCTCGAGTATTCAAGGCTGCTTCTTCCACCTGAGGTACTAGAGCTAGGTGTCTTAGGTACACCTGAGGTACCTAAGACGGAGCACACCCATTTCAGCTCCGCTTTCCAAAACACCGTCAGGCATTGTTCTGAAGACAAAACTTGGGCCTCCTGAGTATACTTCAGGCAAAAGAGGCTACGTACTTCAGCATGTGGCTTCTTGGGTTTGCTTTGAGTGCATTAAATACAAACTATTGGCCACCTCTcagaaagtgtgtgtgtgagagaatTTCTAGCAAGGGGCAATTAAGATGCCAAACTGTGTCCCCCTTTGTAAGTTTAGCTTCATTGTATGGGAACATGGTGGAGGGGGGCAGGAACAAGCTCCTTGAAGGAGCTGAGACAGCTGAATCCCAGCATTGAGCCCATGGAGCAGGGAGCCACTGCCCTGACTTAGAGGGTGTGATTTACTGGAGACCTGTGGAGCtcattccttctttcttttttatttgtagcaTCAGCCACCTGCAATGAGAGCAGTCTTCAGCTGAGCTCTGAGGTGACAAAGGTAGAGGACAAGCCCAATccacaataaaaatactttcctgtTAGCAGCTGCTCAGGTAGGGGCCTTTGCACTACCTGCCAGGGAGCTGGGGCTCAGGTGCAAGACATTAAATGCATAAATGGGTTTCAGGCCATGCCTTGCTTGTATTCATGTCTTAGTGCTGTAGTGAAGGATGGGTATGTAATTGTCACAGAAAAATGTGGCAGCTGCCAGGATACTTCATGCCAGTATCCTGGAACAATGCTTTAATTCCTCAAAGTGTGCAGACAGCCTATGGCCTCCTGTGACTTTGGAAGTAGTCTTCCCTTGTGCATCTATCAGTTGCCACAAGAGCTCAGTCCCGCAGTCTAATGTTACAGATCTTTAAGATGCAGCAAGTCTCACACTATCACCACTAACTACCATCCTCTCACAGAGTAGCAGCTGGAGATAATGCTCAGCTTTTTGAACCATGAAAACACTTCAAAGTGGAGAGTTACCAGCACCAAAAAAGACCCTGTGTCTCCAAACCCActttattttagcaaaacaaGAAGTGCCACAATAAGCAGACTTACTGTCTCCCTTTATTCCATATTGGAGGGGTGTGTAGGGACTCTTTGGGCTGATATGAGCAAAAGCACATAagtcatggaatcacagaacagtttgggttggaagggaccttaaagatcatctagttccaacccccctgccatgggcagggacgcctttccactagaccaggttgctcaaagccccatccaacctggccttgaacacagggatggggcatccacaacctctctgggcaacctgttccagtgtctcaccaccctcacagtgaagaatttcttcctaatataaTCTAAATCCACCACAGTAATCAGGAGACAGAACATGCTCCTTCTAAGCAATGCTGGTTGGTTACACAGTCACACAGAGCACACCAGCAACAAAAAGCCCAACAACATGCGTGTAAGCTCACCATGATCTCCTCTCAAAGCTGCTTGTCATTTCTTCAGTCTGTGGCCAAGGACATGCAGCAGTATCATCCAGAAGTGGGCTGTTTCCCCTCAGTTCAGAAGGCAGCAACCCCTGTCCAACTCCCAAATTAATTACACAAGGCAAACATCAAAATTTCCAAGCTTGGCTACAGAATTTTCTGAGCAGGTATAAATAGTAATACTTACataaacatacaaataaaaaattaaaatcacataCTGGTTGTAGT
Above is a genomic segment from Nyctibius grandis isolate bNycGra1 chromosome 5, bNycGra1.pri, whole genome shotgun sequence containing:
- the CSTA gene encoding cystatin-A, whose product is MMPGGLSETKPATPEVQRIVDEVKPQFESRENRTYDIFKAIVFRTQVVAGINYFIKVQDCEDSYVHLRVFQSLPHENEGPSLVSFQTGKTRDDPLTYF